A stretch of the Mesorhizobium sp. Pch-S genome encodes the following:
- a CDS encoding SDR family oxidoreductase — MVEFDFAGRHAVVAGAGGGMGEAIALALLASGAAVTAIDVKECPASLSSFGDRLAYAQGDLTDEAFVQKVVGEAGKARGGIDYLANVAGVLWFGRDKSVLEMDLDVWDQVFNINLKSFAHTARAVVPFMRSSGRGGAMVHFSTIQWYRGDPAPQDAYQASKAGVCALSKSLAMQLAAERIRSNAICPGMALTPLQARWDTEEKRQAVANYAPLGRIGTPQDMANAALFLLSDAASYITGIELAVDGGLLMRM; from the coding sequence ATGGTCGAGTTTGATTTCGCCGGCAGGCACGCAGTTGTCGCGGGCGCCGGCGGTGGCATGGGCGAGGCCATAGCGCTAGCGCTGCTTGCATCCGGTGCCGCGGTGACGGCGATCGACGTCAAGGAATGCCCGGCATCGCTGTCTTCCTTCGGCGACAGGTTGGCCTATGCGCAGGGTGATCTCACGGACGAAGCCTTTGTTCAGAAGGTCGTCGGCGAGGCGGGAAAGGCACGTGGCGGCATCGACTATCTTGCCAATGTCGCCGGCGTGCTGTGGTTTGGCCGCGACAAATCGGTGCTGGAGATGGATCTCGATGTCTGGGATCAGGTCTTCAACATCAACCTGAAATCATTCGCCCATACGGCGCGCGCTGTGGTGCCGTTCATGCGCTCGAGCGGTCGTGGCGGCGCCATGGTGCATTTCTCGACCATCCAGTGGTATCGCGGCGATCCTGCCCCGCAGGATGCCTATCAGGCGTCGAAGGCCGGCGTCTGTGCGCTGTCGAAATCGCTGGCCATGCAACTGGCTGCGGAGCGCATCCGCTCCAATGCCATCTGCCCTGGCATGGCATTGACGCCGCTGCAGGCGCGTTGGGATACGGAGGAAAAGCGTCAGGCTGTGGCGAACTACGCACCGCTCGGCCGCATCGGCACGCCGCAGGACATGGCCAATGCCGCGCTGTTCCTGCTGTCCGATGCCGCCAGCTACATCACCGGCATCGAACTTGCCGTCGATGGCGGCCTGTTGATGCGCATGTAG